In bacterium, the genomic stretch GGGATAAGTTCAAGGCAGGCGAGAAGCTGATACTCTCCGGTCAGGTGTCCTTCTACGGCCAGCGCCAGATGGTGAACCCTTTCTTTGAAAAATTCGACGATAATCCCGATTTCTTTGAGCGCGCTGTATTTCCTGTTTATCCTTTAACCGAAGGTCTTAAGGCATGGGAGGTAAGGAAAGCGGTAAAGCGCGCGCTGGAAGAACTTGCAGATATACCCGAGACCCTGCCCGGCCAGATAAGGGACAGGCGGAAGCTTGCTGGTCTTCGCGAGACGTTCCGGATGCTGCATGCACCATCAAGCGTTGACGAACCTCCAAAAGGGCTCTTGCGTCTTTCCTATGAGGAGCTTTTCTATCTCAAACTGCTCGTTACTTTGAGGCGCAGACAGATGGAAGAAAAGTATGCGGCAGAGCCCCTTCCGGATTCGGGTGATTTCACGAAGAGATTTACCGAGTCGCTGCCCTTCAGGCTGACGGGCGATCAGCACAAGGCTATGTCCGAAATTGATGCGGACATATCGCGTTCCCGTCCAATGCACAGGCTTCTTGAGGGCGACGTGGGCTCGGGAAAGACCGTCGTGGCGCTTTATGCAATGATGAGGGCCGCGAATTGCGGCATGCAGGCGGCGATGATTGCGCCTACCGAGATACTGGCCGAGCAGCATTACGAGGGATGGAGCGAACGTCTGTCGCTTTTGGGCGCGACCACGGTTATTTTGTCCGGAAGCCTCGCTTCTAGGGAAAAGGAGAGAATCCTCGCCATGATTGCATCGGGCGAGGCTCGGATTATCATAGGCACCCACGCCTTGATCGAGGAGCACGTAAGATTCCAGAGACTCGGGCTAGTCGTTGTGGACGAACAGCACCGGTTCGGAGTGATGCAGCGCGCGGCTCTCAGGCAGAAAAGCCTGAAGACGCCTCACATTCTCGTCATGTCGGCGACGCCTATACCGAGGACCCTCACTCTATCCTATTACGGGGACCTGAATCTTTCAATCCTCAAGGATAAGCCTGCGGGTAGGGCTGAAAGGAAAACGGAGATTGCTTACGAGAGCCGCAGGGAAGGGGTCTACCGCTGGCTTGCGGAACGACTAGAGGCGGATGAGAGGGCGTATATAGTAGCCCCGCTTATAGATGAATCCGAGAAGCTTGAAGTTTCGTCTGCAAAGGAGACTTTCGAGGAGGCTAAACGGAAGCTGGGTGAGTCAAACGTTGCGCTCCTTCACGGAAGGATGAAGCCCTCGGAAAGGACAGAGGCGATGGAGCGCTTCAGGAAGGGCGAGATAAAGGTATTGGTTTCGACAACCGTTATCGAAGTGGGCGTGGACGTACCCGAAGCTACCGTTATGATAATACGTCATCCGGAAAGATTCGGTATTGCGCAGCTGCACCAGCTGAGAGGAAGAATAGGAAGGGGAACGAGACCGTCCCGCTGCATTCTCCTCGTTTCAAAAGGTCTTTCAGCAGAGACCAGGAAGCGGCTCGATTTTTTTTCAAAAACCGAGGACGGTTTTCTTCTCGCTGAGGAGGATTTGAGGCTCCGCGGACCGGGCGAGATACTCGGAACCAGGCAGCACGGCCTTCCCGACATGAAGGTCGCGGACCTTCAGCGAGATAAGGAGCTTTTGTCGCTCGCCGGCCAGGATGCCGAATGGCTTATCCGGGATGATCCTGAAATTCGGAAACACGAGAGCGTCGCCCGCACCCTGCGCAGGCGGCACTCTCAGAGCATTGAACTTTTAGGAGTAGCATGAATAAGAATATCTTACTGCTTGCGGGTGTTGCACTTGCTATTTCGGGATGCGGCAAGTACAAACCCGAATCCGTCGGCGGAGCGCGCGACGTGCTCGTTTTCACCGACTGCAAAGAACTAATAGAGTCTGAGATCTCCTTTGCGCTTGAGAAACCCGTATACACCCCTCAGCCTGAACCTGAGTTGAACGTGAGATACATGGTTCAATCGGATCTTGAGAGTCATTTGACCTATCATGGAATAATCTTCGCGGGTCTTGAAGAGGACCCTATTATCAAGAACAACTTTCCCAAGCTTTCGGCTAACGATTCCTTCGCCCTCTATAAGATTGAGGATCCCTGGGCAAAGAAGCAGAAGCTTCTCGTGTTCGTGGCCCGGGACACCACGGCACTGCTTTTGGGACTCAAGGCGGTGAGAGAGAAGATATACGAGACCTTCAAGTACCAGCTTCTGGAAAGGCTCGAGGCGATGACCTACGAATCAGGCACAGACGCAAAACTCGCCAAGGAAATTGAAAAATTCGGCTTCAAGGTCAAGGTTCCCCGCTACTGGCTTTTGGATAAGAGCAATGCGGAAGAAAGATTCATATGGATTCACACGCACGAACCCGACCGCTCGATATTCGTATACTGGGAGCCAAACGAGAGGGCCGACCTTTCCCGCAGGGCGATGATAGGCCTACGGGACAGTCTGACCCGCAGATTCTACCAGGGCGATTATCTCGACTCCGTTTTTCTCTCGGCAGGCCCCTCGTATTTCAGAGGGCAAAACGCTTTGGAGATAGAAGGGGTGTGGCAGAACGACTCAATGATGATAGGCGGGCCCATGAAGGCGTACGCCTTCAATGAAGACGGCCGCTTCTATATGGTAGACGCGATGCTATTCTATCCTGCCGCGCCGAAAAAGAAGCTTTTCTGGCTTAACCAGCTTGAAGTGGTTATCGCTACGTTTGAACCCCTGAAGTGAGCTTAAAGGTATACTTTTCCACTTCCGAGATATCAGGGGAACTGTATTCAAGACTGATAGCAAAAGAGATTCTTAAGGAGAGACCGGACGCGCTTATACTGGGCGCTGGAAAAGAGTCCGGAGCCGGCATGAGCAGGAATGCGGAGCTTGCGCCGGTCGGTTTTGCCGCAGGAGCAAGGAGGGCCCCTGACGTTCTGGGACGGATAAGAGAGATTGAGCGGGATGTCAGGGACGCCAAGCCTGACATATTCCTTGCAGTTGCATGGTCGGAACCGAACACGATTCTCGGCTTAAGGCTCAGGGATATGAGGAACATGAAAAGGGTTTTTTTTGCTCCTCCTCAGTTGTGGGCATGGGGTAAATGGAGGGCCTCGCTTCTTAAAAAAGGATACCATCTTCTTCTTGCCCTCTACCCGCGTGAGGCTTTATTTTTAAGAAGGCTTGGACTCAATGCACAATACGCTGGGAATCCCCTTGTCTCATACCTAAAGACCATAAGGGCGACCAGAAGTTGCGCAAGCGCAGGGGGCAAGGAGAGCGAGGGGGGCGAGGAGGGCGGCACGAGAACGATAGCGCTGCTACCCGGATCCAGACTTTCGGAAAAAAGGAGAAACATCCCTTTACTCGAGCGATTCGTAAAGGAATGGAGAATTGCATACCCCCGGGATCGGGCAACGTGGCTTTTTTTGCATGAAGAAGAAGCTTTCAAAAAAAAGAAGAAATCCATGTCATGGGAGAATGCTGTATCGGGCGAAGATAGATACAGGGCACTGGCATCCTCGAGCTTCGCGCTTGTCACATCAGGAACGGCGAGTCTTGAGGCCGCACTTCTAGGAATACCGCAGGTTGTATTTTACACCCTCTCGGCGACGGAGTTAGCGCTTGCAAAGGCTCTTACGAACGCAAAGCGCTTCGCTCTTCCCAATATCATCCTCTCAGAGGAAGCGGTTCCCGAACTGCTCAATCCCTCGGTACAAGATCTCGTAAAAAAAGCTGCCGGACTCATCTCTTTCAGTTCAGGAATTCCGGATATTTCAACCAGACTTAACTTAGCTCTCACCCCCCTTGACAAATCGGTTTCTTTCCTTAGAGTTATTCTTAATAGAGAATCTAGCGTGCATTTTTAACCTAGGAGGAACCATGAAACCAAAAGGTGTTTTTTTACTGAGCGGGCTTATACTTATTCTTTCGGCATCATTGCTGATGGCCAGAAGAGAATGGACAGAAACAACCTTAGATGATTTTGCCGATGGACAGTTTAGCGCCGCCCTTTATGCGTCGGATACCGGAGTTGCAGGAGACGGAGCCGTTCAATGGGTACAGACCCGAGATATAGACAAGGACGGCCACTTCGACTTCGTTATCTCAAGCTCTCACAAAGGAACCTTTGGCGTGCCAGCCGCAGGCGATTACGGTTTCCACTACGACAATAGAATCCTGGTGGATTCATTATTCAGCTGGAACGGTTCCGGCAATCTCGTCACCGATTACGATAACGACGGCAATCCCGATGTCATACTCTCCGCCTACGATAACCAGGCGAGCCAGACGAATATCTGGACTCATATATACTACGGGCCCACATGGTCCCGCAGAGACAGCATCTTTACCGGCTACCGATGCACAGGCATAAGCGCCGCCGACCTCGACTATGACGGTTTGCTCGATCTTGTTATCTCAAGACTCACTGGTAAGGCTCTCATTGTCTACCAGGGCGGGGATACAGTCGGATTGAACTGCGCCCAGAACTACGCCAGCGCAATAGGCGATATAGACGATGACGGCGATCTTGACATCATTCTGGCGGGAAGCGCGGCCATCCTTTACAGGGGACCTGATTTTACGGAATCAGCGATAATACCCGGCGTCGACTCGCTGACCGACGTTTCAATAGCCGACATGGACAACGACGACGACCTTGATCTTATCTTCTCGGCGTTCGGCGACACCTCATACATCGTCTTGGGTCCCAGCTTGACGTCCCGCAACACTATGATTACGTCGAACGCCAGAGGCATAAGCGTGGCAAGGCTTAACGCGGACGACGATCTGGACGTTATCGTTTCAAATTACGGTAAAGCCGACCATTCAGAAAACTCTTTGATCTTCTACGGCCCTAACCCTGGAAGCACTGCCGGTACCCCGATATTCTCGCAATGGGCAATAGGAAACATGGTCGGCGACTACAACGTTGACGGAACCCTGGATATATGCATTACTAACTCGATGCTTGAGGCGGATTCGTCTTACACCAATGCCTATTCCTACATCTATTTCGGACCCGATTTCAGCACCTTCGACAGCGTAAGGGCTCCCGGCGCCTCGATGAGTACGACGATGGATCTGGGCAATATCTACGACAGAACCAACCACGAATACTATGTATCCTCAGTGTTCGACGCCGAGAGAGCGGCTGACTGGGATTCAGTAAAATATCTTGCTCAAGCGCCTGCCGGCTCGGAGTTCATGTTCTACGTCCAGACAGGCAATACAGCCGTGCCGGACACTTCATGGAGCGACTGGCTGAATATTAATACCGGCGACACCCTTCCCGACAGCCTGGCTTCCCGCTATATACGCTACAGGGTGATGCTTGGAACAAACTATCTGCAATGCGCAAGAATAGAGGAAGTGACAATCGAGTATCCTTCCCTTCCTGACGTTCTTCCTGATACGCTTCTTTCGCCCGATGCTGATAATATACCAGCATGTGGAACCTATCCCCTTCTTGTAAGGGTTGTCAATATGGGCGAGGATTCCGCAGTCTTTCCCGTGCACGCTATTCTGGACAGCATGGGTACGACAAAATACGACAGCGCGATAACTAAAACCCTCGGCGTAAACGATACCGAAGACGTTTTCTTCAGCAACATCTATTTCTGCCCGGGAGACAGCCTGTGGATAATTACCGAGATGCCTGGCGATGTGG encodes the following:
- a CDS encoding T9SS type A sorting domain-containing protein; translation: MKPKGVFLLSGLILILSASLLMARREWTETTLDDFADGQFSAALYASDTGVAGDGAVQWVQTRDIDKDGHFDFVISSSHKGTFGVPAAGDYGFHYDNRILVDSLFSWNGSGNLVTDYDNDGNPDVILSAYDNQASQTNIWTHIYYGPTWSRRDSIFTGYRCTGISAADLDYDGLLDLVISRLTGKALIVYQGGDTVGLNCAQNYASAIGDIDDDGDLDIILAGSAAILYRGPDFTESAIIPGVDSLTDVSIADMDNDDDLDLIFSAFGDTSYIVLGPSLTSRNTMITSNARGISVARLNADDDLDVIVSNYGKADHSENSLIFYGPNPGSTAGTPIFSQWAIGNMVGDYNVDGTLDICITNSMLEADSSYTNAYSYIYFGPDFSTFDSVRAPGASMSTTMDLGNIYDRTNHEYYVSSVFDAERAADWDSVKYLAQAPAGSEFMFYVQTGNTAVPDTSWSDWLNINTGDTLPDSLASRYIRYRVMLGTNYLQCARIEEVTIEYPSLPDVLPDTLLSPDADNIPACGTYPLLVRVVNMGEDSAVFPVHAILDSMGTTKYDSAITKTLGVNDTEDVFFSNIYFCPGDSLWIITEMPGDVDPSNDTLFALISSAGIEEATPLRITALSVPSAASPIEIKYTLARDENVLLSVYDATGRLVNSLDEGSRKAGQYLITWNCLSNSGRKSGPGVYFVKLETPTTTITRKLVLVK
- the recG gene encoding ATP-dependent DNA helicase RecG, which codes for MSNQALTLDTSVQYLKGIGPARAERLQRLNIKTVEDLLYHIPSRYIDRSSPSPLSGAKPGDKVTLVVTVMGSTFRRTRRGPVVEILVCDGTGEESELNRPAKSQMYAVWFNRPDLRDKFKAGEKLILSGQVSFYGQRQMVNPFFEKFDDNPDFFERAVFPVYPLTEGLKAWEVRKAVKRALEELADIPETLPGQIRDRRKLAGLRETFRMLHAPSSVDEPPKGLLRLSYEELFYLKLLVTLRRRQMEEKYAAEPLPDSGDFTKRFTESLPFRLTGDQHKAMSEIDADISRSRPMHRLLEGDVGSGKTVVALYAMMRAANCGMQAAMIAPTEILAEQHYEGWSERLSLLGATTVILSGSLASREKERILAMIASGEARIIIGTHALIEEHVRFQRLGLVVVDEQHRFGVMQRAALRQKSLKTPHILVMSATPIPRTLTLSYYGDLNLSILKDKPAGRAERKTEIAYESRREGVYRWLAERLEADERAYIVAPLIDESEKLEVSSAKETFEEAKRKLGESNVALLHGRMKPSERTEAMERFRKGEIKVLVSTTVIEVGVDVPEATVMIIRHPERFGIAQLHQLRGRIGRGTRPSRCILLVSKGLSAETRKRLDFFSKTEDGFLLAEEDLRLRGPGEILGTRQHGLPDMKVADLQRDKELLSLAGQDAEWLIRDDPEIRKHESVARTLRRRHSQSIELLGVA
- a CDS encoding DUF4837 family protein; amino-acid sequence: MNKNILLLAGVALAISGCGKYKPESVGGARDVLVFTDCKELIESEISFALEKPVYTPQPEPELNVRYMVQSDLESHLTYHGIIFAGLEEDPIIKNNFPKLSANDSFALYKIEDPWAKKQKLLVFVARDTTALLLGLKAVREKIYETFKYQLLERLEAMTYESGTDAKLAKEIEKFGFKVKVPRYWLLDKSNAEERFIWIHTHEPDRSIFVYWEPNERADLSRRAMIGLRDSLTRRFYQGDYLDSVFLSAGPSYFRGQNALEIEGVWQNDSMMIGGPMKAYAFNEDGRFYMVDAMLFYPAAPKKKLFWLNQLEVVIATFEPLK